A single genomic interval of Terriglobales bacterium harbors:
- a CDS encoding DegT/DnrJ/EryC1/StrS family aminotransferase: MTKATASKPRPAARAAKIGPVPMLDLERQYATIRTQVLAAMERVCASQRFILGEELTAFEGEVTAFTGAAATVGCASGTDALWLALVAVGVGPGDEVITTPLTFIATASAIVRTGARPILVDIDPGTLNLSPEQVERLLAEGHGTRLKAVLPVHLYGQCADMDSFSRLAREHHLAVVEDAAQAFGAGWRGRRAGSLGAVAAFSFYPTKNLGGYGDGGCVTVQDAALAESLRAQRHHGSRERYYHDQLGWNSRLDELQAAVLRVKLAYVEEWNNRRGERARFYNRLFEEAGLAAAPAASGPVAVHPLELPHTAAQAHHVYHQYALRTSRREKLRQFLGERGIATEVYYPVPLHLQKALTYLGYRPGDFPEAERAADHLLALPLFPEITEDEQRHVVDSIAAFYS, encoded by the coding sequence GTGACCAAGGCGACCGCTTCCAAACCGCGCCCGGCAGCCCGCGCCGCCAAAATCGGCCCGGTGCCCATGCTGGATCTCGAGCGGCAATACGCCACCATCCGCACCCAGGTGCTGGCGGCGATGGAGCGGGTGTGCGCCTCGCAGCGCTTCATCCTGGGCGAAGAACTTACAGCCTTCGAGGGCGAGGTGACGGCGTTCACTGGGGCCGCGGCCACAGTGGGCTGCGCCTCCGGCACCGACGCTCTCTGGCTGGCGCTCGTCGCGGTAGGCGTCGGGCCCGGGGACGAAGTCATCACCACGCCGCTCACCTTTATCGCTACCGCCAGCGCCATCGTGCGCACCGGCGCCCGCCCCATCCTGGTGGACATCGATCCCGGGACCTTGAATCTGAGTCCGGAGCAGGTGGAGCGCCTCCTGGCCGAGGGCCACGGCACGCGCTTGAAGGCTGTGCTGCCCGTGCACCTCTACGGCCAATGCGCGGACATGGACTCCTTCTCGCGTCTGGCGCGCGAGCATCACCTGGCCGTGGTCGAGGACGCCGCTCAGGCCTTCGGCGCAGGCTGGCGCGGACGCCGCGCCGGCTCGCTGGGCGCCGTCGCCGCCTTCAGTTTCTATCCCACCAAGAACCTGGGCGGCTACGGCGACGGAGGCTGCGTCACCGTGCAGGACGCGGCGCTGGCCGAGAGCCTGCGCGCCCAGCGCCACCACGGCAGCCGCGAGCGCTACTATCACGACCAACTGGGCTGGAACAGCCGCCTGGACGAGCTCCAGGCCGCCGTCCTGCGCGTGAAACTCGCCTACGTGGAAGAGTGGAACAACCGGCGCGGCGAGCGCGCCCGCTTCTACAACCGGCTGTTCGAGGAGGCGGGGCTGGCCGCCGCGCCCGCGGCCTCGGGACCGGTGGCCGTCCATCCCCTGGAGCTGCCGCACACCGCGGCGCAGGCCCACCACGTCTACCATCAGTACGCGCTCCGCACCAGCCGCCGCGAAAAGTTGCGCCAGTTCCTTGGCGAGCGCGGCATCGCCACCGAGGTTTACTACCCTGTCCCGCTGCACCTGCAGAAGGCCCTGACCTACCTGGGATACCGTCCCGGCGACTTTCCTGAAGCCGAGCGCGCCGCCGACCACCTGCTCGCACTGCCTCTCTTCCCCGAGATCACAGAGGACGAGCAGCGGCACGTGGTGGACTCCATCGCCGCCTTCTACTCCTGA